Genomic DNA from Pirellulales bacterium:
GATTGCGCTGGCCTCGTTCGTCAGTTACGTCTCCAGCTACAACTTTGGCGCGATTCTCGGCGGTACCACCATGCGGTATCGGCTGTATTCGGCCTTCGGGTTGTCGGCGATCGAGATTGTCAAGATCATCGGCATCTGCACGCTGACCTTTGTGTTGGGATTCTGCACGCTCGGCGGCGCGGTCTTCGTGTTCGATCCGTTGCCTCTGCCCGAGATGGTGAAGCTGCCGTTTCCCACGGTTTTTCCGATCGGCGTCGGCTTGCTGGCCTTCGTCGGGCTTTATTTGGCGACGAGCGCGCTGTGGCGCCGGCCGATCGCGGTGCGCGGTTGGGATCTGGTTCTGCCGCCCCCCGGTTTCACGTTGATGCAAATGTTCGTGGCCTCGGCCGACCTTGTTGCGGCCTCGGGCGTGCTGTACATGCTACTGCCCGCGGGACTGGCCACGAGCTTTCCGCAGTTCCTGGGAATCTTTCTCACGGCGCAGGTGGCGGGCATCGCCAGCCATGTGCCCGGCGGGTTGGGCGTTGTCGAGGCCGTCTTGATGATCACCCTGGGACCGGAAAACCGCGCGGCCCTGATGGGTTCGATGGTCGTGTATCGCGCCGTTTATTACTTCTTGCCGCTGGGACTGGCGGCCGGACTATTGGCCGGTCACGAGGGATTCCAGCGCTGGCAATCGGTAACCCGTTTTGCTGCGTTGTTCGGGCGCTGGGGGCCGGCCATCGTGCCGCGCGTGCTGGCCTGCACGACGTTTGCCGGCGGCACCGTGATGCTCGTCTACGGCGCGCTGCCGCGCAGCGTTTCCCGCTGGCACTGGGTTGCGGATTTCGTTCCGCTGCCGGTTATGGAATTTTCGCACTTTGTCGGCAGCATCGCCGGCATGGGCCTGCTGCTCTTGGCGCGTGGGCTGCTGGAGAGGCTCGATGCGGCCTACCATCTGGCCGTGGCGCTGTTGACCGCGGGCATCGTCGTATCGCTGGTGCGAGGATTCAATGTCGAAGAGGCGGTGATCCTCACCCTCGTGCTGGTGGCGCTCGTGCCGTCGCGGAAATACTTCGATCGCCGTGCCTCGCTCTTGCACGAGACATTTACGCCCGGCTGGCTCACTTCGATCGTGCTGGTGCTGTTGGGCACCGCCTGGCTGGCGATCTTTTCGCACAAGCACGTCGAGTACTCACATTCGCTGTGGTGGCAATTCGCATTGGAACACGATGCGCCGGGCGCCCTGCGCGCTACGGTGGGTGCGGCGGCGGTGCTGTTGGCGGCGGGCGTGGCTCGGCTGTTGCGTCCAGCCGATCCGCAGACGCACTTGCCGGACGAGGACGAACTGACCGCGGCGGCGCGCATCGCCGAGGCTTCGCCGCGCACTACGGCCTACTTGTCGTTGCTGGGGGACAAGTCGCTACTGTTCAACAACGAGCGGTCGGCCCTGCTGATGTACTCGGTCGAGGGAGCCAGTTGGGTATCGCTGGGAGATCCCGTCGGTCCGCTGGCCGAGGCCAATGAGTTGGCTTGGCGGTTCAATGAGCTCTGCGATCGGCACGCCGGTTGGCCCGTCTTCTATCAGGTTTCGGCCGGCTACTTGCCCATGTATCTGGACCTTGGCCTGTCGCTGTTGAAGCTAGGGGAAGAGGCACGCGTGCCGCTGGCAACCTTCGGCGTCGAGGGGAGTCAGCACCGCTGGCTGCGGCAAGCGCTGCACAAGGCCGAGAACGCCGGCTGCACGTTCGAGGTCGTGCCGCCGGGCGCGTCCGACGGGATCATGCAGGAGCTGGCCGAGATTTCCCACGAGTGGCTGTCGACGCGGCATGCGCATGAGAAAGGGTTCTCGCTGGGATTCTTTCAACCGGAATATCTGCGGCGCTTTCCGTTGGCGATCGTGCGGCACGAGCAGCGGATCGTCGGCTTTGCCAACGCCTTGCCCGGCGCTGAAAAACATGAACTGTCGGCCGACCTGATGCGCCATCGGCCGACTGCTCCGGCTGGCGTGATGGATTATTTATTCATCGAGTTGATGCTGTGGGGTCGGTCGGCCGGCTACGAATGGTTCAATCTGGGAATGGCGCCGTTGTCGGGCCTGGACGTGGGGCCGCTGGCTCCGCTATGGAATCGCGTCGGGACTCTCGTGTTTCGCCATGGCGAGCACTTCTACAACTTCCAGGGACTTCGGCAATACAAGGAAAAGTTTGGCCCGCAGTGGGAACCGAAGTACCTGGCCTCGCCCGGCGGCCTGCGTCTGCCGCGCATTCTGGCCAATGTGGCCGCACTGATTTCCGGCGGCGCAGAACGGACCTAAGGCCCGCATTGCTGTGCGGCGTGCCGATTCTGCCGACAGTTCCGGCGCCCGAGACGGATTCGCGCTTGTAGACTTGTAGGCCTCGGCCAAGCCGTCCCAGTCACCCTCTGAACGATCGATGAAAAAACGGCGACCTATCGACGTGCCGAGCCTCTACGATTCGGCGATCGCCGAAGCGTTCTCACCCGATGCCAAGCTGAACGAGGTAACGCAGATCGTGGTGGCGCTCGGTCGCGCGCTGCATCAGGTGGGGCAACCGGCACATAAGGTCGAGCGAACTCTGGTGCGCGTCGCGGAACGATTCCACGTCCCGCTGGAAGTGTTCGTCGTGCCGACGGGGCAGTTCCTGTCGTTTCATCGTGAGCAAGGGCCTGTCACGTTCGTGCTGCGAATCAACCCCGGGCCCGTGGCGCTCGATCGGTTGTCGCGTCTGATGTCGGTGGCCGATCGTTTGGTGGATGGATCGCTCGCGCCGTTGGCCGCCAAGGCGCACCTCGACCAGATCGCGCAGGAAGAGAAGCCGCGCAGCAGTCTGACAACGGCCTCGTACTATGTCTTGAGCGCTGCGCCGTTTTCCATTTTCTTTGGCGGGGGTTGGACTGAACTGATCGTTTCGACGTGCGTCGGGCTGACCGTCGGACTTATCGCGGCCATCATGGCTCGGTTCGGGCGCAGCGGGCGCCCCTTCGAGCTGGTGGCCGCTGCGGCCGCGGCCTTTATCGCCGGATCGGCCGATGAAATTTTAGGCGCCTATGGCGGCTGGATTCCCTTGGCCGCCGGATTGATCGTGTTGCTGCCGGGCATCGCTTTGGTGGACTCGCTCGAAGAGCTGGCCAACGGCCAACTCACTGCCGGCGCCAGCCGCCTGGCGGGCGTGGGAGTGGTCTTCCTGGCGCTGACATTCGGATCGATTGTCGGCTACTCGGCCGCCGAGATGTGGCCGAAAGTCCACAGCGTCGAGGCAGTACACCTGCAGGAATGGTTCATTCTGCCGGCGCTATTGGTCGTGGCGGTCGGTTCGACGTTGCGATTCCGCGCGCGGTTCAGCGATGTGTGGCTGATTCTCGGTGCTTCGACATTGGCGTTGGTGGGGACGCGGTTGGGGACGGCCTACATCGGCCACCTGGCCGGCCCATTCCTGGCGGCCGCCATGCTCGGCGTGGTCGGTAATCTTTATGCGCGTTACAGCCGCCGGGCTGCGGAGCTGCTGATCGTTCCGGGCATTGCTCTGCTAGTGCCTGGCTCGGTGGGAGCGCGCAGCCTGGAATGTCTGTTGAGCCAGGACACGGCAATGTTGGGAGTAGCCGACGCCTTCGATATGTTCCTGCTAGGAATCGCGCTGGTGGCAGGATTGCTCTTCAGCAACTCGCTCGTGGGCGAGCGCCGTTAATCGCGCGACCGCTGCACGCTGGCTATCCGCGTTTACTCGGCCAGGTGGTCGGCCCCTTCGACGGGCTCGCGGCTGCCGTAGAAGCTGTAGAGTACCGGAATCAAATTGAACATCAGCAGCGTCGTGACCATGCCACCTACGACCACGATGGCAAGGGGACGTTGTGATTGCGCCCCAATCTTCGTCGACACGGCTGCCGGCAACAGGCCCAGGATGGCCGTCAGAGCAGTCATCGTCAAAGGACGAATGCGATTTTCCGAGCCGGTCCGTATTGCAGCGTGCAGTGGAACACCACTGGCGCGCAGCGCGTTGAACGAGGACACGAGGAGCAATCCATTCATCACCGCCACGCCCAGGATGGAGACGAACCCGACAGCGGCCGAGACGTTGAAGTTCAAGCCCGTGAGCCACAACGTCCACACGCCGCCCATCGACATCACGGCGACGTTCGCCAGCACGACGATCGCGTCGAGCAAGGAGCGAAACGCCAGATAAAGCATGATCATGATCAGCACCATGGCCAAGCCGACGATGATCGCCATGCGATGCTCGGCTTCTTGCATCTGTTGAAACTCGCCACTCCATACTGCCCTATAGGGCGGTTTGAGGAGTGTGGCCGTTTTGGCTTGTGCCTCGGCCACGGTGCTAGCCAGGTCGCGGCCGCGGACGCCAAATTTCACGGCGATCAGGCGGCTGCCTTGCTCGCGGGAAATGATCGCGGCGCCAGGCCGAACGAAAACACCATGAGGATCCGGCACGCCGTGAATGTCAACCGGGGTTACCAGGTCCTTCAGGCGACGTCGCGGTACGCGGCTCACGCTGCCACCGGTGGCGCTATAGTTGCTGCCTGTCACGTTCGGTCGTTGCACGCTGGTGCCAGAGGCCGACAATGTTTGCGAACTGGCCGACTCGGCTTCCCCGGGAATGTTGTTTTTGACAACATCCACGGGAATATCCAGGATCTCCTCTTCGGTTTGCCGCAGGTCCTTGGGCCAGCGCAGCGTGACGTCGAACGAGCGCTCCCCTTCGATCATGTTCGTAAAAGGCTTACCGCCCACGGCGGTTTGAATCACGTCTTCAACGTCGGCCACGCTGACGCCCCACATGGCGCACTTTTCGCGGTCCACAGGAAACGCCAGGTTCGATTGACCACGAATGTGGAAGACTCCGGGGTCGACAACTCCGGGCACGTTTGCCAATACATTGTTGAACTCGCCAGCCAGACGCTCTAGCTCGTCCAGTTGCGGTCCGATGATCTTGACCGAATTCTCCCCTTTGACCCCCGACAGGGATTCCATGACATTGTCGCGGATCATCTGCGAAAAATCCCAATTGATGCCGATCAGATTGCGCGACAACTCTTGGTTCATGTCGCGGATCAGCTCTTCTTTCGTGCGGGGTCGCGATTGACCCTCGGGCGCCTTCCATTCATCGGGCGGCATTAGCGGCACGAAGCATTCCACGTTGTAATAGCCCGTCGGATCGGTGCCATCGTCGGGGCGGCCGATTTGCGAGGTGGCGAGCCGCACCTCGGGATATTTGGTCATGATCTGGCGAGCCAGGTGCGCCTTGTCGACGGCTTCGGCCAGCGACACGTTCACCGGGAACGTGCCGCGGACGATCATGTTGCCCTCTTCCAGTTCGGGCATGAACTCCCGGCCGAGGAATGGCAAGTAACACAGCGTGGCGGCCGTGATGAAACCGAAGAACCCCATCGTCAAAAAGCGATGCCGCAGCAGCAGATCCATCTCGGCTAGTGTGAATGCCTTTAGCGCACGGACCATGACGTTGTCACGAGCCGGCTTCAATCGCGTGAAGAATATCGAGCACAGCACGGGCGATACGGTCAGAGCCAAAATCAACGCCCCGCCCAAGGCAAAGGCATAGGTATCCGCCATTGGGCCAAAGATTTGCCCCTCGGGTCCGGTCATCGTGAACAGCGGCAGCATGGCGCAGATCATGATGATCGTGGAAAAGAACAAGCTGCGCTCAACCTCGCGCGAGGCGCGCAAGATGCGATCTTTAAGTGGCAAGTTCGCATTCTCGCCGGCACTCAGTCGGCGGTAGATATTCTCGACCATGATCACCGACGAATCGACGATGATGCCGAAATCGACCGCGCCGATCGACAATAGATTGGCCGACTTCCCGCGCAGGAACAGCACGGCAAACGCAAACAGTAACGCCAGCGGAATATTGATTGCCACAATCACGGCCGCCCGCACGTTACTGAGAAACATCAGCAGAATTACCGACACCAGCAGCATGCCGACCAGCAAGTTCTCGCGCACGGTCTCGGTCGTCACGTTGATCAAACGCGAACGATCGTAGAACGCCTCGATTTGCAC
This window encodes:
- the mprF gene encoding bifunctional lysylphosphatidylglycerol flippase/synthetase MprF, encoding MKSNLRSAPHASSSWRQRALGAAGSLAVLCVFVAAVYVLHRELRDYRLRDIEQSLSLLSWSQLFAALALTATSYTLLTGYDWLAVHYIDRSLPYARIALASFVSYVSSYNFGAILGGTTMRYRLYSAFGLSAIEIVKIIGICTLTFVLGFCTLGGAVFVFDPLPLPEMVKLPFPTVFPIGVGLLAFVGLYLATSALWRRPIAVRGWDLVLPPPGFTLMQMFVASADLVAASGVLYMLLPAGLATSFPQFLGIFLTAQVAGIASHVPGGLGVVEAVLMITLGPENRAALMGSMVVYRAVYYFLPLGLAAGLLAGHEGFQRWQSVTRFAALFGRWGPAIVPRVLACTTFAGGTVMLVYGALPRSVSRWHWVADFVPLPVMEFSHFVGSIAGMGLLLLARGLLERLDAAYHLAVALLTAGIVVSLVRGFNVEEAVILTLVLVALVPSRKYFDRRASLLHETFTPGWLTSIVLVLLGTAWLAIFSHKHVEYSHSLWWQFALEHDAPGALRATVGAAAVLLAAGVARLLRPADPQTHLPDEDELTAAARIAEASPRTTAYLSLLGDKSLLFNNERSALLMYSVEGASWVSLGDPVGPLAEANELAWRFNELCDRHAGWPVFYQVSAGYLPMYLDLGLSLLKLGEEARVPLATFGVEGSQHRWLRQALHKAENAGCTFEVVPPGASDGIMQELAEISHEWLSTRHAHEKGFSLGFFQPEYLRRFPLAIVRHEQRIVGFANALPGAEKHELSADLMRHRPTAPAGVMDYLFIELMLWGRSAGYEWFNLGMAPLSGLDVGPLAPLWNRVGTLVFRHGEHFYNFQGLRQYKEKFGPQWEPKYLASPGGLRLPRILANVAALISGGAERT
- a CDS encoding threonine/serine exporter family protein translates to MKKRRPIDVPSLYDSAIAEAFSPDAKLNEVTQIVVALGRALHQVGQPAHKVERTLVRVAERFHVPLEVFVVPTGQFLSFHREQGPVTFVLRINPGPVALDRLSRLMSVADRLVDGSLAPLAAKAHLDQIAQEEKPRSSLTTASYYVLSAAPFSIFFGGGWTELIVSTCVGLTVGLIAAIMARFGRSGRPFELVAAAAAAFIAGSADEILGAYGGWIPLAAGLIVLLPGIALVDSLEELANGQLTAGASRLAGVGVVFLALTFGSIVGYSAAEMWPKVHSVEAVHLQEWFILPALLVVAVGSTLRFRARFSDVWLILGASTLALVGTRLGTAYIGHLAGPFLAAAMLGVVGNLYARYSRRAAELLIVPGIALLVPGSVGARSLECLLSQDTAMLGVADAFDMFLLGIALVAGLLFSNSLVGERR
- a CDS encoding efflux RND transporter permease subunit, which gives rise to MVAKLVQWALHSPVVVLLLAAALVGVGGYAFTHVNVEAYPDPAPAIVEVVAQYPGASSEEVERQVTIPLEVALAGIPGLKYTRAKSMFGLSHLRNQFEYGVDYEYARQQVINRLQSVDLPTGVTPQISPASPIGEIVRYTLTSPKDSHGRPIYTLNDLKSLQDWTLQREFRRVPRIAGVVSSGGEVKRYEIRPDPDRLKEYGITLDQLQEAVANSNANVGGDYVVQGDAIQVVRGIGLIGGGEDPMLEAMQMPTPEEAAAYLREEENRRIQEIRRIVIAATNNVPIRVEHVVEGGPVKSGGAMGERGVVVGHQTRQGQLAITTPVLDEHGEEILDAQGKRQWVDSADEVQGIILLRKGEQSIPALADVEAKIDEFNNTPGRLLPGVQIEAFYDRSRLINVTTETVRENLLVGMLLVSVILLMFLSNVRAAVIVAINIPLALLFAFAVLFLRGKSANLLSIGAVDFGIIVDSSVIMVENIYRRLSAGENANLPLKDRILRASREVERSLFFSTIIMICAMLPLFTMTGPEGQIFGPMADTYAFALGGALILALTVSPVLCSIFFTRLKPARDNVMVRALKAFTLAEMDLLLRHRFLTMGFFGFITAATLCYLPFLGREFMPELEEGNMIVRGTFPVNVSLAEAVDKAHLARQIMTKYPEVRLATSQIGRPDDGTDPTGYYNVECFVPLMPPDEWKAPEGQSRPRTKEELIRDMNQELSRNLIGINWDFSQMIRDNVMESLSGVKGENSVKIIGPQLDELERLAGEFNNVLANVPGVVDPGVFHIRGQSNLAFPVDREKCAMWGVSVADVEDVIQTAVGGKPFTNMIEGERSFDVTLRWPKDLRQTEEEILDIPVDVVKNNIPGEAESASSQTLSASGTSVQRPNVTGSNYSATGGSVSRVPRRRLKDLVTPVDIHGVPDPHGVFVRPGAAIISREQGSRLIAVKFGVRGRDLASTVAEAQAKTATLLKPPYRAVWSGEFQQMQEAEHRMAIIVGLAMVLIMIMLYLAFRSLLDAIVVLANVAVMSMGGVWTLWLTGLNFNVSAAVGFVSILGVAVMNGLLLVSSFNALRASGVPLHAAIRTGSENRIRPLTMTALTAILGLLPAAVSTKIGAQSQRPLAIVVVGGMVTTLLMFNLIPVLYSFYGSREPVEGADHLAE